ACACCCCTGAGCCAACCATGCTTCGATTGGTTTCCGCGGTGTCCCGTAATAGTTTCCGTGGACCTTTGCCCATTCCAGGAAGGCGTGTTCCTTTTTCATGCGTTCGAAGGTTTCGTTATCTATAAACGTATAATCAAGTCCTTCCCGCTCTCCAGACCGGGGGAGGCGGGTGGTCACTGAGACTGAATACCTCAGTCCGTCGCAACAGGATATCACGGTTTTACGCAGGGTGCTCTTGCCTACCCCGGAAGGACCAGATATCACGAACAGAAGACCAGACATAGGTCACTCCACGTTTTGGATTTGTTCCCGCATTTTCTCAAGGACTGTTTTCATATCGATGACCAAGGATGATATATCTACCGATCCGGCCTTGGAACCAAGGGTATTGATTTCTCTGTTCAACTCCTGGAGAATAAAATCCAGTTCCCGCCCCAGGGGATGGTTCTTCTTGAACAGGCCCTCCATCCGGTCAAGATGGGTCCGCAACCGGACAATTTCTTCATGGATATCGCTTCGTTCAACATAGTACACCAGTTCCTGGGCCAACAAACCCTCGTTGACCGGCGTAGAGGGGAGCATTTCCTCCAGACGCTGCACAAGGCGATTTCGATAGTGTTCCTTCGTCGTTGAGGCATACCCGCTCACCGAATCAGTGAACCTTCGAACAGACCCAAGCAGCCCGGCCAGGTCTTGCAGAAGACGGGAACCTTCGTTGGATCGGAACGCATTAAAGTATTGATAGGCTTCCTCGAGAATCGGGAAAAAACGATCCCACTCGCTCAGCCATCGTTGATCATCTTTTTTGAGCTGGATAATTTCACCAACTTTGAGCAATAGCTCAATACTCGGTTCGCAGGGAAGATCGAGTTCGTTGGCGATCATCCGAATGCCTTCGAGATAAGAGCGGGCCAGAGCGCTGTTCGGAACCACCGAAAAAGCTTCGGCATGAGGTTCGAAAGATATTTTTATTTCGACTTTCCCCCGTGAAATCCGCTCACGGAGGAAAGTAACGATGGCTTCCTCCCACAGGGTGAGTTCCCGCGGCAGTCGTATATGGACATCACAAAATCGGTGGTTCAGGCTTTTCAGGTTTATCCGATAATACCCCAGAGCTCCGTTCCCCTCTGCGTAACCAAAACCGGTCATACTGTTCATAAGTCGGCCCCTTTACAACGTTCTATTCTGGGTCTATATTATTGAATAATGTTTATTCTGTCAACGAAGCCAAAATGAGAACACTCGAAGGACTCCCCCTGCGTTTTCTGGTCGAAGAACTCACTCCGCTTTGCCTGGGTTCCCGAATACAGCGAATTGTCACCGGTGACCATCGGGAAACCCGGCTACAGCTCTCTAAAAAAGACCTCGCCGGCTGGCTGGTGCTTGCCTGCCATCCGGAAAAATGCGCCCTTTTTTTTGATCCGGAAAGATCATCGCGGCAAAAAAATACCCACTCGGGTTGGGAACAACTCCTGGCGAAATACCTCGGCGGCGGAAGAATCGAATCCATCGAGCAGGTCGGCTGGGACCGGATCGTTAGGTTGACCGTCCGAAATCACAGCCTGTGGGGAGAGCACACCGCTTTTTCTCTGATCCTGGAGTTGACCGGTCGGAACGCGAACTGTATCCTGACGTTGCCCGACGAACAACAAACCGTCCTGGGAGCCCTGCGAACAGTTTCCAACCAAGAGAGCCGCTTCCGAAACATCACTCCCGGAGAACCCTATCAGCTCCCTCCCCAGAAAAGAGAACGCATTAACCCCCTCGACTTCACCAATCAGTCCCCTGCGGGCGCACTCCCGGTTCCCCGCGCCGAGGAAATCCCCGACTGGCTGATTAAAACAGTGGATGGTATCGGTCCCTGTCTCGCCCGCTGGATCGCTGAACGGATGAAGCGGGAACCCGATGCTACGCTGTCACAAATCCAGGCTATCCTTTGGGAATTCGTTCATCCACTTCAGGAAAGAACCTACCAGGTGGCCCTGCTCCGCGACCCGCACTCAAAAAGACCCTTGAGTCTTACCTGGGCCGATTCCTCTGCCGCCCCGCCTCCGGAGGCCGGGATTTACTGGTCCTTCAACGAAGCAGTACGAGCGCTTCAAAAGACCGAAAGTGAATGGCAGACTCGGGAAACGGAAAAAAACCGCTTCCAGAGATACATCCGGAAAGAATTAGACTATATTCACCGGGAAGAGGAAAAAGTCCACTCGCTTCTCCTGCCGGAGGAAGAAGTCAAAAACTTGAAACTCAAAGGTGAACTCCTGAAAATCCACTCAAATTTAAAGTCGGAGAACCTGCACGAACTGCGGGTCTCCAACCTGCTATCCGAACAGCGGGAGGAAGTGGTTATCGAACTCGATCCCCGATTCACTATCAGTCATAACATGCAGCGCTATTTTCGGCGATACCGGAAGGCCGTGCTCCGCAACATACAATTGAAGGGGAAATTGGAAAAAATCCAGAAAAAAAAATCCCTAATCCGAACATCACTACACACGGGTTTCATAGAAGGGACGAGCCTGGCGGGCACTGCAACTCCATCGGATGATCGGTCCATAGGGGGGAGAGCGCAGCGCTTTCGAACTCCCTTAGGCAATGAAATCCTGGTGGGGAAAAATAACCGGGAGAACCATGTTTTGATCAACCGCCTGGCGAATCGGAATGACTACTGGTTTCATGTCCGGGATTTGCCCGGTTCGCATGTTATTTTGAAGATAGTCAATTTCCAGTTCAACCCAGAAAGCGACCTTCTTCACGCGGCCCGCTTAGCTGCTTCTTTGTCTTCCGCAAAAAACTCCTCACGAGCCGAGGTCATCATGACCAGGGTCAAGCATGTGCGTTTCGTCCCCAGTGGTAACCTGGGAAAAGTGACCTTCCGCAACGAGCGCACTCTCGTTGTCGAGCCTACCCGGCCACGGGAACTCGTCTTGTTGGATAACCATTCATGACCTTCGGTGCTCTTCCCTCAGACGTGCGAGAAGAAGCTTCAGATCTTCGGGCAATGTGGCGGAAAAAGTGGCCCGCGCACCGGTCAGGGGATGTGGAAAGCTCAGTAGGAAGGCGTGCAGAGCGTGCCTGGATAACCCGCTGACCGGCGTTCTCGTCCCGTATACCGTATCGCCGGCCACCGGAAAACCCTGCGAGGCAAGATGTACCCGAATCTGGTGGGTACGTCCGGTTGTCGGTCGTACGGAAAGAAGGGAAAAAGCCGGGCCGGTTATCAGGGGCTTGACCAAGGTACGGGCTGCCTTCCCCCCTCTTTGTTTCACCTCCATATACCAGGGTTTCGCCTGATTCCTGCCCAGTGGTAGATCAACGACGTTTTTAGCCTGCCAGCACCCTTCGACAACCGCCAGATACCATTTCTCAACTTGTCGTTCCTTGAATGATTTCACCAGAGACAAGTACGCGGTATTTGTTTTGGCTACAACCATAATCCCCGAGGTATCCCGGTCCAAACGCTGGACAATGCCGGGCCGCAAGGGGCGGCCATAATCGGCCAGGGTAATACCCAGCCCATAAAGGGCGTTTACCAGGGTGTCCCGCTGAAAGAGCGACACGGGATGAACGGTCATCCCGGCCGGTTTATCAACAACCAGAATATCCTCATCTTCGTAAACGACATCCAAGGGGATCGCTTGCGCGGGGGGAGCCTGACGATCCGCTTCCGGCCAACAGACCTCGACCAGATCACCGGGGATGACTTTCTTCCCGGCTTTATTGGTCAAATGTTGATTGACGGTTACCCGGCCTTCCCGAATGATCCGTCCCAGTAGGGTTCGCGAAATCTCCGGATACTGGCGGGCAAGCCAGGAATCGAGCCGGCAAAAGGCCTCGTCATACACCTGTATCTTTTCGCTGTTCACAGGTGGTTTCCAACCGCCAAAAATTGAGAAAGACCAGAACCAATCCGGCAATAATCACAACATCGGCCACATTGAAGGTTGGCCAAAAAGAGGGATTTAAAAAGTCAATGACGTGCCCCCATCGAAACCGGTCCAGCAGGTTCCCCCAGGCACCACCGAGAAAAAGCCCTGTTCCGGCATAATATGAGATTCCAGCCTGGGGAACCCGGGGGATCAGCCCCAGAAAAAAAAGGCTTACGGCTACCGTCAGAACCCCTAACCACAAAGGATTCAATAAAACCAGACCAAAAGCGCTCCCGATATTGAAGGCCAATCTCAGTTCAAACAATCCTTCAACAACCGTGATGGATCGATGGATAAGCGTACGTGATGCCCACCACTTGGTCGCCTGATCAAGGACGAGGGCACCGATAAATGGGAGAAGAAATGACAATGCTTTCGTACGCAAGATGATCATCGGTCAGAAAAACGTGAATCGTTTTGAAAGTCATCCAGTGAAAAACTGGTCACGTCTTCTTCCGGAACAACGTCGCCGGAAACGATTCTTCCCGGGTGTTGAGCCGGGTTACCGTTGTGAGGTGGTTTTTCGTCAAAGGGTAGGTCGAATTCCCTTTCTTTTCTTTCCATCCCCTGCAGAAAGGAATTCAGAAGGGATTTGAAACGGACAAGAAAGGCGTTGTATTTATTCTGGAGTTCCGTCCAACTATTTTCGATCTCTTTCTTTTTACGCAGGGCTTCATCGACGATTCTCTGAGATCTTTGCTGGGCTTCGCGCAGGACCATTTGCCCTTCCCGCCGGGCCAATTCTTTTTCCACCTCGGCCTGCATTTTCCAATCCTCGAGATGGAACTCCAGTTTCTCTACATGCTGCTGTCGTTCAGCGAGCTTTTTTTTCAGGTCCTCTCTTTCCTGGATCAACCTATCCCGTTCCTTCAGTACTTCCTCCCACTGTTCGGCTAATTCTTCCAGAAATTCGTTTACCTCCGCCTCGCTGTACCCACGAAACACCCGGCTGAATTCGTAATCAAGAATTTCTTCCGGTTTAATGGTCATCGGCATCGCCTCTCACCACCGGACATGCCGGTTTTCCGGTAAGATGCTTCAACGGCGTTCATTACTGCAGCCCGCAGTCCCCCTTCTTCCAGGCGGCGTATCCCAGCAATAGTCGTTCCGCCAGGTGAAGCGACTTGATTCTTCAGTAACCCCGGGTGATTTCCTCGCGCTTTCAGAAGAAACGCGGTACCACACACAGTTTGCAGGGCCAGTTTCAGGCTCGTTTCCCAGGGAATCCCGATACTGACTCCTCCATCGGCCAGAGCCTCGACAAACATGGAGACAAAGCCGGGACCGCTTCCGCTGAGCGCAGTATAGGAGGCAAGATGTTTTTCTTCAGTTTCAAAAATCCACCCCAGGGTCGACAGAAAAAAAAGAAAATCCTCCTTGCGGTCCTGTTCCATATCCGGCGAGAAACATACGGGGACAATCCCTTCGCCTACCTCAACCGCAAGATTGGGCATGATCCGGACTATTCGTTTTGCCCCGGCGAGCGCACTCGCGAGATCACTAAGAGAGACTCCGGCCAGAACCGAAACGAACATGGCCTCCGGCCACCGCTGCAGGTGGATGCCCGCTCCCGAAAGATCGTCCGGCTTGAATGCGAGAACGACAATGGTTGGCGTGAAAGGTATCTCCTCCAGATGTGGTGCCCATGCGAGATCAAACTCGGCAGCCAGTTCCGAAGCCCGCTCGGAAATAACGTCATACAGGAAATACCGGTTTTTGCGGAGACGCTTTTCCCGACATAACCCTCTGACCAAAGCGCCACCCATATTACCGCAACCAAGAATCAGGACATTTTGAATCACAATATGCTCCTTTCACCGAACAATACTCTTCCCAAGCGTACAATCGTCGCCCCCTCCTCAACAGCCAGGGCATAATCGTCACTCATTCCCATAGACAACTCCCTGAGCGGGTGATCGCCGGTCACCCTCATCCGATTGACTTTCTCCAGAAGATCCCGCAGTCTTTGGAAGCAACCTCGCACGAGAGATTCTGTGCCCACAAACGGAGCAATAGTCATCAGCCCCGTCACCCGAATCGGAGGAATATCCTGCAACTTCTCAAGAAACGGGATAACCTCTTCTGCGGCAACACCTCCCTGGTTTTGGCTTCCGGTCAAGTTGACCTGAAGGAGAACCGGGTAGCTGACCATACCGAAGCGATCGAGATGTTTCTCTATAACCAACGCCTGTTTATGTGCATCAAGGGATTGAACCGAGTGAAACAATTCTATCACTTTTTTGACTTTATTGGTTTGCAGGCGGCCGATAAAATGCCAGCGGATCGGTGATCCGGAAAGGTGCACCATTTTCCGCTCGGCTTCCTGCAGGCGGTTTTCCCCGATCTCGTGTATTCCGGTCTCCACTGCCTCTCGAATTCTTTCCGGTTCCACGCCTTTCGCAACCGCATACACTACCACCGAGGAACTTTTCCTTCCACTGCGCTGGCAGCTTCTTTCGATAGTTTCGCGGATCCGATCAATATTCTCCGCAACCCTTAGGGTCATCGCGAACACACTCCGCATTCAGTACACCCATGTCCAAAGCAACGTCCGGCGGCCTCAGCGCGCTCCCCCCGTTCATTTTCCCCCTTCCGGTGTTCCTCGTCGATACCGGAACAAACGACCTGCCAGGGACGAAACTCTCCAGACCAAGGCGAACGAGGCCATTCCCACAGGTCCCGCCCGATTCCTCCCAGCAGGCTTTTCCAGGTTTTCACCGTGGAATCTCCACTATCCCGCACAAAGCGCGGTATCTGTTCTGACAACAATCGGTCAGCCCGGGCCAGAATCAATTCAACCCAAGCCTGACGGGGACTTTCCCCGGAAAAGGCCAAACCAATTTTTTTCAGTCCTTTTTCAAAAATCCGCTGCTCTTCCTTCCACCGTGAGAATGGCAAAGCAACCGTATCGGCCAGCGGAGTGAGCGGCTTAGGAACAAAAAAACTATACGAGACAGTAATTTTCCCCTTTGGTCGATTGTCCGACGTAAGACCGGAAAGAAAATCGAGATCGTCCTCCGGCCCACTCCAGGGCTTTCCCAACATGAAGTATAGTTTAACGTTCATCCGCCTTGTATTCAATATATGATCCACGAGTTCAATCCATTGCCGGTTGTCGAGTGTTTTCCCCAGTATTTTCCTGGTGACTTCGTTTCCGCTTTCCGGTGCCAGGGTTACCGTACGGATTCCTCCAGCCGCCAAGCTGTCCAAAAGGTCCTTTCGTTCCCAGAGTGTCTGAGCGGAAAGCGATGAAAAAGTCGTGGAAAGGCGGAGCGCTTTCGCGTCATCAAGAATCCCAGTCAGTTGTGGATGGGCCAGGATATCCGCACCGACCAGACCGACTTTTCCGGAAAAAGCCAGTACTTGGCGGAACATCGCTCCGACCAAGTCGGTGGAGCGAGGACGCAGCGGCCGATAAATGACCGTCCCGGCACAGAAGCGGCACCGGTAACTGCAACCCCGGCTTATCTCGACCAGCGCGGTATTACGAAAATGGGTATGGGGACTGTAGATAAAAGTCCGGCATTCATGGGCTTCTACATCGACCCACTGGCGCTTTACCGGTAAGACAAGCGGGGACCGGCTTTCGAACCCGCCGAGGGTTCCTTTGCGGTAGATCGGTTTGACGAGAGACGGCAGGTATACTCCCTCGATTTCGGCCAAGGCCGTCAGCAGATCCGGTTTGTTTCGGACCCGTTCCCGCATCGTCTGCCAGATATACAATACTCTGGGCAGAGTTTCTTCACTCTCACCGACGATAACCACATCGGCAAACGGCGCGACGATTTCGGGATTCAGTGTCGGTACCGCACCGCCGCCAATTACCAGTGGATCAGCAAGTTCCCGATGGAGGGCCAGAGGCTTCACCCGGCCTGCGGAGAGGATGGAAATTAAAGTCGGCAGGTCCCGTTCATAACAGAGGGAAAAGCCGATGATCGGGAAACAGAACAACTCCGCCCGACTTTCCAGGGAACGTGGACCACTGTCGGAAAAAAACCTTTCCGGCCGCCAGCCGACTAAGCCGTACACCAGGGAGAGAACGGTTTGGAAGCCGAGATTGGCCATTCCCAAGGCATAGGGTCCGGGAAATACCAAGGCAAAGAAATGGTTGCCCTGCTTAGCTCTCAGCCGAAGGCCTCTTTCCCGGAGCAAAACATCCTGGCCAACGGGAAACATGCTTATTTTTTTCTCATAAAGGCCGGGGTATCGAGGTCGTCTAATGAAAATCTATCGTGGACTCCATTAGGATTGTCGTCGGGTTCCAAAGCATCCACCTGCTCAAAACCGGTGGCGATCACCGTGATTTTTATTTCGTCCTTGATCTTTTCATCGATCACCGCTCCAAAAATGATATTCGCCTGATCGGACGCGGCGCCACAGATAATTTCCGCCGCCTTGTTCACCTCAAGAAGACCCAGGTTCGGCCCTCCGGTGACGTTGAACAGAATCCCGCGGGCTCCTTTGAACGACGTTTCCAAAAGGGGGCTGGAAACAGCGGCTTTCGCCGCCTCGACCGCCTTATTCTCCCCCGAGGCCCGGCCGATCCCCATCAAGGACGTCCCGGCATTGGCCATGATGGTGCGGATATCGGCAAAATCAAGATTGATAACTCCCGGGACGTTGATCAGATCGGATATGCCTTGAACGCCCTGCAGGAGTACATCATCAACCATGCGGAAGGCTTCCCCAAGCGAGGTGGTACGGTCACTGATCTGCAAGAGCCGATCATTGGGAATGACAATCAAGGTGTCGACTTTTCCCTTGAGCTGTTCGATTCCCGCTTCCGCCTGACTGGAACGTTTCCGTCCTTCAAAAGAAAAAGGCTTGGTCACAACGGCAATGGTCAGAATTCCCAGTT
The DNA window shown above is from Atribacteraceae bacterium and carries:
- the gmk gene encoding guanylate kinase; amino-acid sequence: MSGLLFVISGPSGVGKSTLRKTVISCCDGLRYSVSVTTRLPRSGEREGLDYTFIDNETFERMKKEHAFLEWAKVHGNYYGTPRKPIEAWLAQGCDVILEIDIQGAQQVRWSFPEGVFVYIAPPSLQVLEKRLR
- a CDS encoding YicC/YloC family endoribonuclease, whose protein sequence is MNSMTGFGYAEGNGALGYYRINLKSLNHRFCDVHIRLPRELTLWEEAIVTFLRERISRGKVEIKISFEPHAEAFSVVPNSALARSYLEGIRMIANELDLPCEPSIELLLKVGEIIQLKKDDQRWLSEWDRFFPILEEAYQYFNAFRSNEGSRLLQDLAGLLGSVRRFTDSVSGYASTTKEHYRNRLVQRLEEMLPSTPVNEGLLAQELVYYVERSDIHEEIVRLRTHLDRMEGLFKKNHPLGRELDFILQELNREINTLGSKAGSVDISSLVIDMKTVLEKMREQIQNVE
- a CDS encoding NFACT family protein, whose product is MRTLEGLPLRFLVEELTPLCLGSRIQRIVTGDHRETRLQLSKKDLAGWLVLACHPEKCALFFDPERSSRQKNTHSGWEQLLAKYLGGGRIESIEQVGWDRIVRLTVRNHSLWGEHTAFSLILELTGRNANCILTLPDEQQTVLGALRTVSNQESRFRNITPGEPYQLPPQKRERINPLDFTNQSPAGALPVPRAEEIPDWLIKTVDGIGPCLARWIAERMKREPDATLSQIQAILWEFVHPLQERTYQVALLRDPHSKRPLSLTWADSSAAPPPEAGIYWSFNEAVRALQKTESEWQTRETEKNRFQRYIRKELDYIHREEEKVHSLLLPEEEVKNLKLKGELLKIHSNLKSENLHELRVSNLLSEQREEVVIELDPRFTISHNMQRYFRRYRKAVLRNIQLKGKLEKIQKKKSLIRTSLHTGFIEGTSLAGTATPSDDRSIGGRAQRFRTPLGNEILVGKNNRENHVLINRLANRNDYWFHVRDLPGSHVILKIVNFQFNPESDLLHAARLAASLSSAKNSSRAEVIMTRVKHVRFVPSGNLGKVTFRNERTLVVEPTRPRELVLLDNHS
- a CDS encoding RluA family pseudouridine synthase; its protein translation is MNSEKIQVYDEAFCRLDSWLARQYPEISRTLLGRIIREGRVTVNQHLTNKAGKKVIPGDLVEVCWPEADRQAPPAQAIPLDVVYEDEDILVVDKPAGMTVHPVSLFQRDTLVNALYGLGITLADYGRPLRPGIVQRLDRDTSGIMVVAKTNTAYLSLVKSFKERQVEKWYLAVVEGCWQAKNVVDLPLGRNQAKPWYMEVKQRGGKAARTLVKPLITGPAFSLLSVRPTTGRTHQIRVHLASQGFPVAGDTVYGTRTPVSGLSRHALHAFLLSFPHPLTGARATFSATLPEDLKLLLARLREEHRRS
- the lspA gene encoding signal peptidase II yields the protein MRTKALSFLLPFIGALVLDQATKWWASRTLIHRSITVVEGLFELRLAFNIGSAFGLVLLNPLWLGVLTVAVSLFFLGLIPRVPQAGISYYAGTGLFLGGAWGNLLDRFRWGHVIDFLNPSFWPTFNVADVVIIAGLVLVFLNFWRLETTCEQRKDTGV
- a CDS encoding DivIVA domain-containing protein, producing MTIKPEEILDYEFSRVFRGYSEAEVNEFLEELAEQWEEVLKERDRLIQEREDLKKKLAERQQHVEKLEFHLEDWKMQAEVEKELARREGQMVLREAQQRSQRIVDEALRKKKEIENSWTELQNKYNAFLVRFKSLLNSFLQGMERKEREFDLPFDEKPPHNGNPAQHPGRIVSGDVVPEEDVTSFSLDDFQNDSRFSDR
- the proC gene encoding pyrroline-5-carboxylate reductase; translation: MIQNVLILGCGNMGGALVRGLCREKRLRKNRYFLYDVISERASELAAEFDLAWAPHLEEIPFTPTIVVLAFKPDDLSGAGIHLQRWPEAMFVSVLAGVSLSDLASALAGAKRIVRIMPNLAVEVGEGIVPVCFSPDMEQDRKEDFLFFLSTLGWIFETEEKHLASYTALSGSGPGFVSMFVEALADGGVSIGIPWETSLKLALQTVCGTAFLLKARGNHPGLLKNQVASPGGTTIAGIRRLEEGGLRAAVMNAVEASYRKTGMSGGERRCR
- a CDS encoding YggS family pyridoxal phosphate-dependent enzyme, which encodes MTLRVAENIDRIRETIERSCQRSGRKSSSVVVYAVAKGVEPERIREAVETGIHEIGENRLQEAERKMVHLSGSPIRWHFIGRLQTNKVKKVIELFHSVQSLDAHKQALVIEKHLDRFGMVSYPVLLQVNLTGSQNQGGVAAEEVIPFLEKLQDIPPIRVTGLMTIAPFVGTESLVRGCFQRLRDLLEKVNRMRVTGDHPLRELSMGMSDDYALAVEEGATIVRLGRVLFGERSIL
- a CDS encoding radical SAM protein — encoded protein: MFPVGQDVLLRERGLRLRAKQGNHFFALVFPGPYALGMANLGFQTVLSLVYGLVGWRPERFFSDSGPRSLESRAELFCFPIIGFSLCYERDLPTLISILSAGRVKPLALHRELADPLVIGGGAVPTLNPEIVAPFADVVIVGESEETLPRVLYIWQTMRERVRNKPDLLTALAEIEGVYLPSLVKPIYRKGTLGGFESRSPLVLPVKRQWVDVEAHECRTFIYSPHTHFRNTALVEISRGCSYRCRFCAGTVIYRPLRPRSTDLVGAMFRQVLAFSGKVGLVGADILAHPQLTGILDDAKALRLSTTFSSLSAQTLWERKDLLDSLAAGGIRTVTLAPESGNEVTRKILGKTLDNRQWIELVDHILNTRRMNVKLYFMLGKPWSGPEDDLDFLSGLTSDNRPKGKITVSYSFFVPKPLTPLADTVALPFSRWKEEQRIFEKGLKKIGLAFSGESPRQAWVELILARADRLLSEQIPRFVRDSGDSTVKTWKSLLGGIGRDLWEWPRSPWSGEFRPWQVVCSGIDEEHRKGENERGERAEAAGRCFGHGCTECGVCSR
- the ftsZ gene encoding cell division protein FtsZ, whose protein sequence is MVSDKKKSQRDGVAIKVLGIGGGGGNAVNRMVESGLRGVGFVAMNTDVQVLRSSKAETKLQIGKRSTRGLGAGANPETGRKAAEEDRDEIFRILEDTEMVFVTAGMGGGTGTGGAPVIASIACELGILTIAVVTKPFSFEGRKRSSQAEAGIEQLKGKVDTLIVIPNDRLLQISDRTTSLGEAFRMVDDVLLQGVQGISDLINVPGVINLDFADIRTIMANAGTSLMGIGRASGENKAVEAAKAAVSSPLLETSFKGARGILFNVTGGPNLGLLEVNKAAEIICGAASDQANIIFGAVIDEKIKDEIKITVIATGFEQVDALEPDDNPNGVHDRFSLDDLDTPAFMRKK